Proteins co-encoded in one Neodiprion lecontei isolate iyNeoLeco1 chromosome 3, iyNeoLeco1.1, whole genome shotgun sequence genomic window:
- the LOC107226947 gene encoding S-adenosylmethionine decarboxylase proenzyme isoform X1, which translates to MAANTEIRTGSPADHSGVQFFEGVEKLLEIWFTSTEDGSDKQRDLRNIPRQKWENLLKIVRCEIISFCQNDQVDAYVLSESSMFVSKRRLILKTCGTTTPLQCLEPLLSLVEQYTGFDEVEDVFYSRKNYKRPELQISPHQAFEEEVALLDTFFEDGEAYCLGSVDTDCWYLYTLNKEKCSQTKSDPDQTLEILMTHLDSEVMSIFTRDVCSSAAEATVKSGIEKLIPNMVIDDFLFEPCGYSMNGVMKSGTPELPEGCYMTIHITPEPDFSYVSFESNIPQASYNEVICRVLDTFKPGKFVVTVFANKESVAIDTPKELDQADKLSFGGDWLCHDVQYCRFKNYDLTCAFYSKFPS; encoded by the exons ATGGCGGCTAATACGGAGATCCGGACTGGCAGTCCTGCCGATCATAGCGGTGTGCAGTTTTTCGAGGGGGTCGAAAAGCTCCTTGAAATTTGGTTCACGAGTACCGAGGACGGCTCGGACAAACAGCGTGATCTTCGCAACATACCTCG GCAAAAATGGGAgaatcttttgaaaatcgtccGATGCGAGATAATCAGCTTCTGTCAGAACGATCAAGTCGACGCGTACGTGTTGAG CGAAAGCAGTATGTTCGTATCAAAGAGACGATTGATCCTAAAGACCTGCGGAACCACGACTCCCCTCCAATGCTTGGAGCCGCTTCTGAGCCTTGTCGAACAATATACAGGATTTGATGAAGTCGAG GATGTCTTTTACTCACGCAAAAACTACAAGAGACCCGAGCTTCAGATTTCGCCGCATCAAGCTTTCGAAGAAGAAGTTGCTCTACTCGACACCTTCTTCGAAG ACGGCGAAGCCTACTGTCTCGGATCTGTGGACACGGATTGCTGGTACTTATACACtttgaacaaagaaaaatgctCGCAGACGAAGAGCGACCCAGATCAAACGTTGGAAATTCTGATGACACACTTGGACTCAGAAGTAATGTCTATATTCACGAGGGACGTTTGCTCATCTGCTGCTGAAGCGACTGTCAAGTcaggaattgaaaaacttaTTCCGAACATGGTCATCGACGACTTCTTGTTTGAGCCTTGCGGATATTCCATGAATGGCGTAATGAAAAGT gGCACTCCAGAACTGCCCGAA GGATGTTACATGACAATTCACATAACACCAGAGCCAGATTTTTCCTACGTGTCGTTTGAGAGCAACATTCCACAAGCGTCTTACAACGAAGTGATTTGTCGTGTGCTGGATACGTTTAAACCTGGTAAATTTGTCGTAACCGTATTTGCGAACAAGGAATCCGTCGCCATTGATACTCCTAAGGAACTAGATCAGGCCGATAAGCTGAGTTTTGGTGGGGACTGGCTGTGCCACGATGTACAGTACTGTCGGTTCAAAAATTATGACCTAACTTGTGCATTCTACTCAAAATTCCCAAGCTGA
- the LOC107226923 gene encoding actin-related protein 2/3 complex subunit 2: MILLEINNRIIEETLNNKIKNALAGHKPESIDVKIADFDGVLFHISNVGGDKTKIRISISLKFYMQLQEHGADELLKREYGPLLTTEEDGYNVSLLIDLENLPEDWEALVKNVGLLKRHCFASVFEKYFDFQEAGEEGHKRAVIQYRDQETLYVEAKSDRVTVVFSTVFKDEDDIVIGKVFLQELKEGRRASHTAPQVLFSHREPPLELQDSDAAVGDNVGYITFVLFPRHTNREARDNTIDLIHMFRDYLHYHIKCSKAYIHSRMRAKTSDFLKVLNRARPEPKNIEKKTITGRTFIRKE; this comes from the exons ATGATCTTACTTGAGATCAACAATAGGATAATAGAGGAAAcgttaaataacaaaataaagaatgcCTTGGCTGG GCATAAACCGGAATCGATAGATGTCAAAATAGCTGACTTTGACGGAGTTTTGTTCCACATTTCCAATGTTGGAGGCGACAAAACCAAAATTAGA ATTAGTATCTCGCTCAAGTTTTACATGCAGTTGCAAGAACATGGTGCTGACGAATTGCTCAAACGCGAGTATGGCCCTTTACTTACTACCGAAGAGGATG GATACAATGTGTCGTTGCTGATAGATTTAGAGAACTTGCCCGAGGATTGGGAAGCGTTGGTCAAAAATGTTGGCCTGCTGAAAAGGCACTGTTTTGCAagtgtatttgaaaaatattttgacttccaaGAAGCAGGCGAGGAAGGCCATAAAAGAGCAGTAATACAATATCGAGATCAGGAAACACT GTACGTAGAGGCCAAAAGTGACAGAGTAACCGTGGTATTTAGTACAGTGTTCAAAGATGAAGATGACATAGTTATCGGCAAAGTGTTTCTACAAGAACTCAAGGAAGGGAGACGGGCGAGTCACACCGCGCCACAAGTCCTCTTCAGTCATCGGGAGCCACCGTTGGAGCTTCAAGATTCTGACGCGGCGGTCGGCGATAATGTGGGTTACATTACTTTTG TGCTGTTCCCGCGACACACGAATCGGGAGGCCCGTGACAACACCATCGACCTGATTCACATGTTCAGAGATTACCTGCATTACCACATCAAATGCAGCAAGGCGTACATACACTCAAGAATGCGTGCCAAGACCTCAGATTTCCTCAAAGTACTAAACCGCGCGAGACCCGAGCCTAAAAACATCGAAAAGAAAACCATAAC AGGTCGAACGTTCATTAGGAAGGAATGA
- the LOC107226950 gene encoding fatty-acid amide hydrolase 2 has protein sequence MCKAQDNKADNPHQKQQLSLGKALKQLALELLWIFITQIHSLFDLVVDFCFKLYYQNKIRKVGPIKNKLLLESAVDLAEKIRNKKVTAEEVVQSFIERCKEVQEILNVIVEDRYEQAIAEAKEVDKLINKHPDPASFKITKPFLGIPFTTKESNEAKGFLHTMGSMFRRDYRSPEDATVIGYLKSAGGIIIAKTNIPELNMWTESRNNLYGQTNNPYDTTRTVGGSSGGEGAIIASCGAPISIASDIGGSIRMPAFFNGVFGHKPSEGLTPMKGVGLRENEYDISMVEAGPICKKAVDLDPLLRVLIGDNISKLKLDQPVDLKTLQIFYQEESGDIRCSKVSGSLRKAMKNAVDHFKGITGAATKVKLPGTEYSYRLWRYWMTKEVGEFNQNITNKQYRTTAKAELVNLLTFRSQLTLAAIIKLIDNDYLPKENSEWAEKTTENLKVELLNKLGDNGVLFYPSSPLTAGYHYSAYFKPFNFGYWCIFNVLKFPACQVPLGLDKNGLPVGIQVVAAPYQDHLCLAVARELESAFGGWVNPS, from the exons ATGTGCAAAGCACAGGATAATAAG GCAGATAATCCGCACCAAAAACAGCAGCTCAGTCTAGGAAAAGCATTGAAACAACTAGCGCTCGAACTCCTCTGGATTTTTATCACACAAATTCACAGTTTGTTTGACTTGGTAGTAGATTTCTGCTTCAAATTGTACTATCAAAACAAGATACGCAAAGTAGGGcctattaaaaacaaattattactTGAGAGTGCGGTAGATTTGGCAGAGAAAATAAG AAACAAGAAAGTCACTGCTGAGGAAGTCGTGCAATCCTTTATCGAAAGATGCAAAGAGGTACAGGAAATCCTCAACGTCATTGTCGAGGATCGTTACGAACAGGCGATCGCAGAGGCCAAAGAAGTTGATAAATTGATAAACAAGCATCCAGACCCTGCGTCTTTCAAGATAACAAAACCCTTCCTCGGAATTCCATTTACCACCAAGGAGAGCAATGAGGCAAAAG GATTTCTTCACACAATGGGCTCAATGTTTCGTCGCGATTATCGCTCCCCCGAAGATGCGACTGTGATTGGCTACCTGAAATCTGCCGGAGGGATAATAATTGCTAAAACAAACATTCCGGAGTTGAATATGTGGACGGAATCTAGAAATAACTTGTACGGCCAAACAAATAATCCTTATGACACGACCAGAACTGTTGGGGGAAGTAGCGGAGGAGAAGGTGCGATAATTGCGTCATGTGGTGCGCCGATCTCTATTGCTAGCGATATTGGAGGATCGATAAGAATGCCGGCATTTTTCAACGGAGTATTTGGCCACAAGCCTTCGGAAG GTTTGACACCCATGAAGGGCGTTGGCCTCAGAGAAAACGAATATGACATATCGATGGTAGAAGCTGGCCCGATATGCAAAAAAGCCGTTGACCTGGATCCTCTGTTAAGAGTTCTCATTGGTGATAATATTTCCAAGCTTAAACTTGATCAACCTGTCGACTTGAAGACACTACAAATTTTCTATCAAGAAGAGTCAGGCGATATTAGATGCAGCAAAGTTAGTGGATCGCTGAGAAAAGCCATGAAAAACGCCGTAGATCATTTCAAAGGAATCACTGGTGCCGCCACTAAG GTCAAACTGCCCGGAACTGAATATAGTTACAGATTGTGGCGTTATTGGATGACAAAAGAAGTCGGAGAATTTAATCAGAACATAACAAATAAACAG TACCGTACCACTGCAAAAGCAGAGCTTGTGAATCTGTTGACATTCAGAAGTCAGCTAACCTTAGCGGCTATAATTAAGCTTATAGACAATGATTATTTACCCAAAGAAAACAGCGAGTGGGCTGAAAAAACGACTGAGAATCTCAAAGTAGAGTTACTG AATAAGCTGGGTGATAACGGAGTGCTTTTCTATCCTTCCTCGCCACTTACGGCAGGTTATCATTACTCTGCATACTTTAAACCTTTCAACTTTGGTTATTGGTGTATTTTCAACGTTCTTAAGTTTCCCGCTTGCCAAGTGCCTCTTGGATTAGATAAAAATGGACTTCCCGTTGGAATTCAG GTTGTTGCTGCACCCTATCAAGATCATCTATGTCTCGCGGTTGCCAGAGAGTTGGAATCTGCCTTTGGAGGATGGGTCAATCCGTCCTAA
- the LOC107226929 gene encoding transmembrane inner ear expressed protein has translation MDKETNLTMPSSASSTLTVPPCSPNEVPIRHGDCGDGGVNEWLEDETVAGFRVWQLAGMVLSVLLTIIIALCCCIRFRVPRTKQEIEADYIRNKITRRFRKELTNINNEEMDEMDLKRALDRVRARFDAETELQRQQKEVTYNEPTRGFRARVNAILHGVHLRLARNEPRELSNVI, from the exons ATGgacaaagaaacaaatttgACAATGCCAAGCTCCGCTTCCTCGACGTTGACCGTGCCACCCTGTTCTCCGAACGAAGTGCCGATAAGGCATGGAGACTGTGGCGACGGTGGCGTGAACGAATGGCTCGAAGACGAAACCGTGGCTGGTTTTCGGGTATGGCAATTAGCTGGAATGGTTCTCTCCGTTTTGTTAACTATCATAATAGCACTGTGCTGCTGCATAAGATTTAGAGTTCCTCGGACGAAGCAGGAGATCGAGGCTGACTATATTAGGAACAAAATAACAAGGCGGTTCAGGAAGGAATtaacaaatataaataacgaaGAGATGGACGAAATGGACTTGAAACGAG CTCTGGACAGAGTACGAGCAAGATTTGATGCCGAGACTGAGCTGCAGAGACAACAGAAAGAAGTGACGTACAATGAGCCGACGCGTGGATTCAGAGCAAGAGTAAATGCTATTTTGCACGGAGTGCATTTGCGACTTGCCCGAAACGAGCCAAGGGAATTGAGCaatgtgatttaa
- the LOC107226953 gene encoding U3 small nucleolar RNA-associated protein 14 homolog A, whose protein sequence is MSDYEFEGGSDHEVSESHSKLLEAVTQLDKGQRVRKAERSEPSLEVSEFHLVQSGIGRGNAVHLRDLAKALGSRATHADISRKLRATQRKSRTLSKPLEKPAAARIKRSVGFENVKKELGKWDSIVSRNRTAEHLHFPLKQGGMRLETSNEFLKRFKIQSELEMELAALEPVKKKHDEERENEAPMSLEQIIERRQETARFRAQQSYREAKAHRQNKIKSKKFHRIERKQKTKQQLKEFEELQKTDPEAALAKLELLEKSRAQERMTLRHKSTGQWAKNKQIRAKYDKESRQDLAQQLSISRELTQKLRNNEVEEDDEDEEDTRVKPLTESEKENPWTNNIKNQSEIDQFISGYRKYWDAKNEEQKSKESKEVNGTNGLPETRSEVANTFEVPQIKDQPATLNPVEEIIVENPELMFDDGSEDESGNDSQDKEELVKKPLELMKKKRKDAETLATKSANKKRNKSPNKRKFNQRVEAAGTSLWIVTPSPGIEIDEIFDTVTANTIEKCSEKLNNMREALSRGVKRGVDERKKRSTKEYEPDLGFKNQKQRPIIDEQMVESAGRGDSAKNDERGELRKLAITRSTGVEAKPKEAEIDPNKFINVRPKYLKTQMPDVVTGGDEGLDDSEVDEAMDDERHNLISEAFADDDVVDEFRQEKSDEVKKSLPESLDLTLPGWGSWGGKNLQSVSSRKKRRFILKFPKDAPRRDENKGDVIIIEEKDPKIKEHQVNELPFPFTSVKDFEASIRAPIGRTFVPENAFKRLIEPNVKTRLGKIIEPMDEEALVSTKKMTKNKKTAPPQKRGKYSRNKRVNSKSRKPSG, encoded by the exons atgagCGATTACGAATTCGAGGGCGGAAGCGACCACGAGGTCTCCGAAAGTCATTCGAAGCTACTGGAAGCCGTTACACAGCTCGACAAGGGACAGAG GGTGAGAAAGGCCGAGAGAAGCGAGCCGAGTCTTGAGGTCTCGGAGTTTCACTTGGTGCAGAGCGGCATTGGTCGTGGAAATGCGGTTCACCTACGAGACCTCGCCAAGGCTCTGGGCAGTCGTGCGACCCATGCGGATATCAGCCGGAAGCTCAGAGCAACCCAGAGAAAGTCCAGGACGCTGTCAAAGCCGCTGGAGAAACCGGCCGCTGCCAGA aTAAAAAGGTCCGTTGGTTTtgagaatgtgaaaaaagagcTGGGAAAATGGGACAGCATTGTATCGAGAAATCGAACAGCCGAGCATCTCCACTTTCCTCTGAAACAGGGCGGCATGCGGCTAGAAACTTCCAACGAGTTTCTTAAGCGTTTCAAGATTCAGTCGGAACTGGAAATGGAACTGGCGGCACTAGAACCTGTTAAGAAAAAACACGATGAGGAACGGGAGAATGAGGCACCTATGAGTCTGGAACAGATTATAGAGAGGAGACAAGAGACGGCAAGGTTTAGAGCACAGCAG tcataCAGAGAGGCGAAGGCTCATCgccaaaataaaataaagagcaAGAAATTTCATCGTATTGAAAGAAAGCAGAAAACCAAACAGCAGCTTAAGGAATTTGAGGAGCTCCAAAAGACTGATCCAGAGGCTGCTTTAGCCAAACTTGAACTATTGGAGAAATCCAGGGCGCAGGAAAGGATGACTCTGAGGCATAAGAGCACCGGACAATGGGCCAAGAACAAGCAAATCAGAGCCAAATACGACAAAGAG AGTCGCCAGGACTTGGCTCAACAGCTCTCGATCAGCAGGGAGTTAACTCAGAAACTTAGAAATAATGAAGTTGAAGAGGATGACGAGGATGAGGAAGACACACGCGTCAAACCTCTGACCGAAAGCGAGAAAGAGAATCCTTGGACAAACAACATTAAAAATCAATCGGAAATTGATCAGTTTATAAGTGGCTACAGAAAGTACTGGGACGCAAAGAATGAGGAACAAAAATCGAAGGAAAGTAAGGAAGTTAACGGCACAAATGGGCTGCCGGAAACACGGTCGGAAGTCGCAAATACTTTTGAGGTTCCACAGATCAAAGATCAGCCCGCGACGTTGAATCCGGTAGAGGAAATTATTGTAGAAAATCCGGAACTAATGTTTGACGATGGCTCTGAAGATGAATCAGGAAATGATAGTCAAG ATAAAGAAGAGCTGGTTAAAAAGCCATTAGAGCtaatgaagaagaaacgaaaagatGCTGAAACTCTGGCGACAAAATctgcgaataaaaaaagaaacaaatcgCCCAACAAGAGAAAATTTAACCAAAGAGTTGAAGCAGCAGGTACTTCGCTTTGGATTGTGACCCCATCACCTGGTAtagaaattgatgaaatattcGACACCGTCACGGCTAATacgatcgaaaaatgtagtgaaaaattgaacaatatgAGAGAAGCCTTGTCTCGCGGTGTAAAACGAGGAGTAGACGAGCGAAAAAAGAGATCGACGAAAGAATACGAGCCAGATCTTGGTTTCAAGAATCAGAAACAGCGGCCGATAATCGACGAACAGATGGTAGAATCGGCAGGAAGAGGCGATTCTGCAAAGAATGACGAAAGGGGGGAGCTTCGGAAGCTGGCCATCACCAGAAGCACGGGAGTCGAGGCTAAACCTAAAGAGGCGGAAATAGATCCGAATAAGTTCATAAACGTAAGACCAAAATATCTTAAGACGCAAATGCCAGACGTGGTTACAGGCGGGGACGAGGGACTGGATGACAGCGAAGTAGACGAAGCGATGGATGACGAAAGGCATAATTTGATAAGCGAAGCGTTCGCGGACGACGATGTGGTGGACGAATTCAGACAGGAAAAAAGCGACGAGGTGAAGAAATCGCTACCCGAAAGTTTGGACCTCACTTTACCTGGTTGGGGTTCTTGGGGTGGGAAAAATCTGCAATCAGTATCGTCGCGGAAGAAGAGGAGATTCATACTCAAATTTCCCAAGGACGCCCCTCGCCGCGACGAAAATAAAGGAGATGTGATCATTATCGAGGAGAAGGATCCTAAGATAAAGGAGCATCAAGTGAACGAACTACCGTTTCCATTCACCAGTGTCAAGGACTTTGAAGCCAGCATTCGCGCACCCATAGGCAGAACTTTTGTACCAGAAAACGCGTTTAAAAGGTTAATCGAACCCAACGTAAAGACAAGGTTGGGTAAAATAATTGAACCTATGGACGAGGAGGCTTTGGTAAGTACAAAGAAAATGACTAAGAACAAGAAAACGGCGCCACCTCAGAAGAGAGGAAAATATTCGAGGAATAAGAGAGTCAACTCAAAATCGAGAAAACCGTCAGGTTAA
- the LOC107226947 gene encoding S-adenosylmethionine decarboxylase proenzyme isoform X2, translated as MAANTEIRTGSPADHSGVQFFEGVEKLLEIWFTSTEDGSDKQRDLRNIPRQKWENLLKIVRCEIISFCQNDQVDAYVLSESSMFVSKRRLILKTCGTTTPLQCLEPLLSLVEQYTGFDEVEDVFYSRKNYKRPELQISPHQAFEEEVALLDTFFEDGEAYCLGSVDTDCWYLYTLNKEKCSQTKSDPDQTLEILMTHLDSEVMSIFTRDVCSSAAEATVKSGIEKLIPNMVIDDFLFEPCGYSMNGVMKSGCYMTIHITPEPDFSYVSFESNIPQASYNEVICRVLDTFKPGKFVVTVFANKESVAIDTPKELDQADKLSFGGDWLCHDVQYCRFKNYDLTCAFYSKFPS; from the exons ATGGCGGCTAATACGGAGATCCGGACTGGCAGTCCTGCCGATCATAGCGGTGTGCAGTTTTTCGAGGGGGTCGAAAAGCTCCTTGAAATTTGGTTCACGAGTACCGAGGACGGCTCGGACAAACAGCGTGATCTTCGCAACATACCTCG GCAAAAATGGGAgaatcttttgaaaatcgtccGATGCGAGATAATCAGCTTCTGTCAGAACGATCAAGTCGACGCGTACGTGTTGAG CGAAAGCAGTATGTTCGTATCAAAGAGACGATTGATCCTAAAGACCTGCGGAACCACGACTCCCCTCCAATGCTTGGAGCCGCTTCTGAGCCTTGTCGAACAATATACAGGATTTGATGAAGTCGAG GATGTCTTTTACTCACGCAAAAACTACAAGAGACCCGAGCTTCAGATTTCGCCGCATCAAGCTTTCGAAGAAGAAGTTGCTCTACTCGACACCTTCTTCGAAG ACGGCGAAGCCTACTGTCTCGGATCTGTGGACACGGATTGCTGGTACTTATACACtttgaacaaagaaaaatgctCGCAGACGAAGAGCGACCCAGATCAAACGTTGGAAATTCTGATGACACACTTGGACTCAGAAGTAATGTCTATATTCACGAGGGACGTTTGCTCATCTGCTGCTGAAGCGACTGTCAAGTcaggaattgaaaaacttaTTCCGAACATGGTCATCGACGACTTCTTGTTTGAGCCTTGCGGATATTCCATGAATGGCGTAATGAAAAGT GGATGTTACATGACAATTCACATAACACCAGAGCCAGATTTTTCCTACGTGTCGTTTGAGAGCAACATTCCACAAGCGTCTTACAACGAAGTGATTTGTCGTGTGCTGGATACGTTTAAACCTGGTAAATTTGTCGTAACCGTATTTGCGAACAAGGAATCCGTCGCCATTGATACTCCTAAGGAACTAGATCAGGCCGATAAGCTGAGTTTTGGTGGGGACTGGCTGTGCCACGATGTACAGTACTGTCGGTTCAAAAATTATGACCTAACTTGTGCATTCTACTCAAAATTCCCAAGCTGA
- the LOC107226947 gene encoding S-adenosylmethionine decarboxylase proenzyme isoform X3: MAANTEIRTGSPADHSGVQFFEGVEKLLEIWFTSTEDGSDKQRDLRNIPRQKWENLLKIVRCEIISFCQNDQVDAYVLSESSMFVSKRRLILKTCGTTTPLQCLEPLLSLVEQYTGFDEVEDVFYSRKNYKRPELQISPHQAFEEEVALLDTFFEDGEAYCLGSVDTDCWYLYTLNKEKCSQTKSDPDQTLEILMTHLDSEVMSIFTRDVCSSAAEATVKSGIEKLIPNMVIDDFLFEPCGYSMNGVMKSGTPELPEVSIIYPVVTHVRKPTSFEGMLHDNSHNTRARFFLRVV; this comes from the exons ATGGCGGCTAATACGGAGATCCGGACTGGCAGTCCTGCCGATCATAGCGGTGTGCAGTTTTTCGAGGGGGTCGAAAAGCTCCTTGAAATTTGGTTCACGAGTACCGAGGACGGCTCGGACAAACAGCGTGATCTTCGCAACATACCTCG GCAAAAATGGGAgaatcttttgaaaatcgtccGATGCGAGATAATCAGCTTCTGTCAGAACGATCAAGTCGACGCGTACGTGTTGAG CGAAAGCAGTATGTTCGTATCAAAGAGACGATTGATCCTAAAGACCTGCGGAACCACGACTCCCCTCCAATGCTTGGAGCCGCTTCTGAGCCTTGTCGAACAATATACAGGATTTGATGAAGTCGAG GATGTCTTTTACTCACGCAAAAACTACAAGAGACCCGAGCTTCAGATTTCGCCGCATCAAGCTTTCGAAGAAGAAGTTGCTCTACTCGACACCTTCTTCGAAG ACGGCGAAGCCTACTGTCTCGGATCTGTGGACACGGATTGCTGGTACTTATACACtttgaacaaagaaaaatgctCGCAGACGAAGAGCGACCCAGATCAAACGTTGGAAATTCTGATGACACACTTGGACTCAGAAGTAATGTCTATATTCACGAGGGACGTTTGCTCATCTGCTGCTGAAGCGACTGTCAAGTcaggaattgaaaaacttaTTCCGAACATGGTCATCGACGACTTCTTGTTTGAGCCTTGCGGATATTCCATGAATGGCGTAATGAAAAGT gGCACTCCAGAACTGCCCGAAGTGAGTATTATTTACCCAGTCGTTACTCATGTCCGTAAACCGACAAGCTTTGAAG GGATGTTACATGACAATTCACATAACACCAGAGCCAGATTTTTCCTACGTGTCGTTTGA
- the LOC107226930 gene encoding mitochondrial-processing peptidase subunit beta, with product MATRLLRISSALRTYSNKTSHVKISKQWRSTAASLQQTLINQPATKTTTFENGMRVASEDSGAATATVGLWIDAGSRYEDDKNNGVAHFMEHMAFKGTAKRSQTDLELEIENMGAHLNAYTSREQTVFYAKCLSQDVPKAIEILSDIIQNSKLGESEIERERGVILREMQEVETNLQEVVFDHLHSVAYQGTPLGRTILGPTENIKSITRNDLVTYVKNHYKASRCVLAGAGGVDHAQLVDLAKKHFSGLDNKIEGEIPLIHHCRYTGSEVRVRDDSIPLAHIAIAVEGAGWTDADNIPLMVANTLMGAWDRNQGGGANNASNLAKASAEMGLCHSYQSFNTCYKDTGLWGVYFVCDPMQCELMLYNIQNEWMRLCTIVTEREVERARNILKTNMLLQLDGTTAICEDIGRQMLCYNRRIPLHELEKRIDSVTAKNIHDIGMKYIYDRCPVVAAVGPVENLPDYTRIRQSMYWLRV from the exons ATGGCGACTCGTCTGCTAAGGATTAGTTCCGCGCTGCGAACTTATTCGAATAAAACCAGTCACGTCAAG ATCTCCAAGCAATGGAGGTCCACTGCAGCATCGCTTCAGCAGACATTGATCAATCAGCCTGCCACGAAGACCACGACCTTTGAAAATGGCATGCGAGTTGCCAGCGAAGACAGCGGCGCTGCTACGGCAACCGTTGGGCTGTGGATCGACGCCGGAAGTCGGTATGAAGACGACAAGAACAACGGAGTTGCTCACTTCATGGAACACATGGCTTTCAAG GGAACTGCCAAACGCTCCCAGACAGACCTGGAACTGGAAATTGAGAACATGGGAGCTCACTTGAATGCCTACACGAGCAGGGAACAGACTGTGTTCTATGCAAAATGTTTGTCCCAGGACGTGCCAAAGGCGATCGAGATCCTGAGCGATATAATCCAGAACTCTAAGCTAGGCGAGAGCGAgattgagagagagaggggagtgaTTCTCAGGGAAATGCAGGAGGTGGAGACAAATCTGCAGGAAGTCGTGTTCGATCACTTACACTCAGTCGCCTACCAGGGAACTCCGTTGGGCAGAACCATTCTTGGACCGACTGAAAACATCAAGAGCATCACCAGGAATGACCTTGTTACCTATGTCAAGAATCACTATAAGGCCTCAag GTGCGTGCTGGCTGGTGCAGGCGGCGTTGACCATGCGCAGCTCGTTGATCTTGCTAAGAAACACTTCAGTGGTTTGGATAACAAAATCGAGGGAGAAATCCCACTAATTCATCATTGCCGCTACACTGGATCAGAAGTCCGTGTCCGTGACGACAGCATTCCTCTGGCTCATATAGCTATTGCTGTTGAAG GCGCGGGATGGACCGACGCTGACAACATTCCCTTGATGGTCGCCAACACTTTGATGGGTGCTTGGGATCGTAATCAGGGCGGTGGAGCCAACAACGCTAGTAATTTGGCCAAGGCCTCAGCCGAAATGGGACTATGTCACAGCTATCAGAGCTTTAATACCTGCTACAAG GATACAGGACTGTGGGGAGTTTACTTTGTTTGCGACCCAATGCAGTGCGAACTAATGCTTTACAATATTCAAAACGAATGGATGCGTCTCTGCACTATCGTCACTGAACGCGAAGTTGAACGAGCCAGAAATATCTTGAAGACAAACATGCTCCTTCAATTGGACGGAACTACCGCGATTTGCGAAGACATTGGCAGACAGATGCTGTGTTATAACCGTCGCATACCTTTGCACGAACTTGAGAAGAGGATAGAC AGTGTTACCGCAAAGAACATTCACGACATTGGTATGAAGTACATCTATGATCGTTGTCCCGTCGTCGCAGCTGTTGGCCCAGTTGAAAACCTCCCAGACTACACTCGTATTCGTCAGTCGATGTATTGGCTCCGAGTATAA